CTTTGTCCTTTGGCAGTATAGGGTGCTGAAACGCTATTTGAGGTCATCGACACTCCAGACGTTACCCCTATTGATTGATTATCATCGACATGATTATTCCAACTAGTATTATAATACCACCAAGTGATATTAGCAATTAAAGTTCCCGTACCATTTGGCGTGAATTGGCAAGAAAGAGCTGATTGCGTTGTAGCATTACCAGGAACAACAGAAGGACCTGCAAGAAAACTCACTGCAGAAACTATTGATGAGAAAAAAAGCAAAGCTATAGTTATTGCAATAACCACTCTAACTACAGGTCCACGCCGCACCATTTCACACCCTTTTTCAGGTTATATATCAAAAGAATTGCTTTATAAAGGTTCTGCTTCAAAAAAATGTTTTGCCTTGCGGCGCAGCCACCTTTATAAATAAACTTTATATATGATAGCTCATTCCCTTTTTACACAGGTTTCTTAGGTGAACATAAATGAACTTTACACTTTCAGAAAAATTTGAACTCATTGGCAAACGCGGTCCAAAAATACTTCAAGGAAAAACAGTTGCTATCGTTGGACTTGGCGGATTAGGAGCAACTATTGCTCAAATACTTGTACGAAGCGGCATTAATCTTCGAATTATAGATAAAGATAGGATTACACTAGAAGATGTACCACGACAAACACTTTATGTTGCAGAAGATGAAAACAAATTCAAGGCAAAACAAGCAAAAAAAAGACTCGAAGAAATCAACAAAAACGTGAAAATCAAATCATTTCATGAAGAACTTGTTGAAGAAAACTTATTTTTACTAGACGCAGACCTCCTCGTTGATGCAACTAACGATATTACCACAAGCCTACTTATTAATACTTATGCGCTTCACAAAGGAATTCCGCTCGTCGTCGGCAATTATTCTGGAGATCACGGACATTTGCTCATTGTTGAGCGATCACAAAACAAGAAAGGCGCATGCGTTGGCTGCTTACAAAAAAAACTCGCGC
The genomic region above belongs to Candidatus Woesearchaeota archaeon and contains:
- a CDS encoding ThiF family adenylyltransferase, coding for MNFTLSEKFELIGKRGPKILQGKTVAIVGLGGLGATIAQILVRSGINLRIIDKDRITLEDVPRQTLYVAEDENKFKAKQAKKRLEEINKNVKIKSFHEELVEENLFLLDADLLVDATNDITTSLLINTYALHKGIPLVVGNYSGDHGHLLIVERSQNKKGACVGCLQKKLAQPKHSESGVYPPTSTFMAALVANAVIKNLLGYENIHSILSVDLVLTEVRHRTIEKNKDCEYCKGK